The Bifidobacterium coryneforme genome segment GTCTGGTCAGATCCGATCCATCCCCGGGCTGTGCTGAATCGGCTCGGGTCACGCCTTGGTTCCTTTACGGCTTCCGCTCCTGGGCAGGCGGCCCGACTCGAAGCGATCGAGGGCACCGGTCCTGGCTATGGCCAGATAGAGATACCAGACCAGAACCCCCGCCAGGAGGGCACCGGAGACCAGGGTGGCCACCAGGTAGATCAGACCGTAAGGACCGGTCAGACTGATGGCTTGGAGATGGGTGCAGAAGGTGTATACCCAGCAGCCCAGCCCGGCAGCCATCCCCGACAGGGTGACCGTGGGCAGATTCCAGCGGCGATACCGGCACAGGGCGAAGACCAGCTCGGCCATGGCACCCTGGAGAAGTCCTATCAGGAAGGTTTCGACCGGAACCCATTGGCTGCCCAGGAGGGATTCCAGAACGGCGGCGACGACCTCGGCATAGATGGCCGCTCCGGGTCGACGCACGATGAGAATGGCGAGAG includes the following:
- a CDS encoding ECF transporter S component encodes the protein MNSQNQTPFQGEDDRSRGDGEVTHIRHSNRWRVVDIAVASVIGVASAFIYWVVAIVTSVPWSLLDGVIPGLGGILNGLYLFAAPLAILIVRRPGAAIYAEVVAAVLESLLGSQWVPVETFLIGLLQGAMAELVFALCRYRRWNLPTVTLSGMAAGLGCWVYTFCTHLQAISLTGPYGLIYLVATLVSGALLAGVLVWYLYLAIARTGALDRFESGRLPRSGSRKGTKA